ACTCTCAATCGATGGTCACAAACACTGATTTAAAGAACTACTGcaccacagaatttatttctAAAACCTGTCCCCTGTATCTGATCCAGCGAGAGGTCTACTTTGAGTTGAAGCTAAGTTTTCTAAGGCTACCTTAAAGCATACCTCAAAAAAGCATAGACTTAGCTGTATGCCTAAAATAATGATAGATTTAGTACAAAAAACACTCTTTTTTTGGGAATCTTTAATAGGAAGAAGTCAGATGTTTTCATCCTTGCTGCAGCAGATGACCTGTACTACCACTGGCTGTTTTTCATTGCCACAGCTGTGCTGTACAACTGGTGTATCCTGGTGGCCAGGTAAAAAGTGCtatcttttattttgctttataagTAGTTATTTACAATACCATTGACATTAATGACATTAAAAGCCTGCATTGTTTTGTATACAAAAGATCAATTCTAGAAAAAGACTTGCAGAAGCACAATTGCCCAATGGTTGATAGAGACAAAATGTCATAAATTACATAAACCTTGAATGCCTCCAAAAGCTACGGAACTGTGCAAATGTTGTAGGCACCTGAGAATATGAGATTTTAAAAGCCTAAGAGTTTAttagaataaatacaaacacctattattacagtaaatagagatattctgtgtgtgaatgagttggTTTAaccttttccaaatctctcctcatggcagtccAGTGTTATCTAaagttatcatccaataccaaGTTTTacaggttaataaatacttcagtaTGTCAAATAATGTGCactgttgatttaaaaaatccatacgatcaaggagaatatctggaaacaaaccAGCTCACaacacatcaaataataatgaaagGGGAAATAAATCCTTTTAAAtgtactgtgtttttatttatttatatattgtaattatatataatattatatatgcaagggtggcacggtggcgcagcaggtagtgtcgctggttgtgggttcgattcctgctccgggtgactgtctgtgaggagttggtgtgttctccctgtgtctccatgggtttcctccgggtgctccggtttcctcccacagtccaaaaacacacattggtaggtggattggcgactcaaaagtgtccataggtgaatgtgtgtgtgtgtgttgccctgtgaaggactggcgccccctccagagtgtattcccgccttgcgcccaatgattccaggtaggctctggacccaccgcgaccctgaactggataagcgcttacagataatgaatgaatgaatgaattatatatgCACcatttgtatatataaatataaataataaaaataataaataaattatcttttcattacaaaaataaataaataaataaataaaaatacaataaatttaAAAGGATTTCCCCTCTGAAAATTAGCTGGTGTGTTGTGAGCTggtttgtttccagatattctgcttgataataatattaagtgactaaaacttttgcacagtactgtatgttacaaaatcattttaaaatgctgtacATATGCTGTCTAATGTCTGAGTTATTGTCTTTTCTTTCATAGTTTTGTGATAAAAGTTTGGCCTAGATCCATTTTCAAAAACAATAGAGCATAATACACAAGGGATTTCTTCAGATTGGCCACTTTTACTATTACCTGATAAGGCAGGGACCCTTATCTGCTAGCACTGTTCTAATAAgcttcatgaaaaaaaaattgattaaaGAGCTTCAAACCTAATGAAGCAAGCAGGTCTAAATTAGGCCCTTATTTAAATGATGATTTATGCAAATACCTGTGATTGTGCCAAGTGCAAAGGGGGGCATTTTCTCCCACAGGCTCACAATTTAGCCATtcatatttcaaaaacagggCCTGCTTTGATGAGCTTCAAACCAAGAACTACATTGTGTGGCTGGTTCTGGATTACCTCTCTGATCTTGTCTACATTCTGGACACCTGTGTGAGACTGAGAACAGGTCAGAAGGCTTGGTCAAATATCATATTTAGGTTGAAGAGGTCATTGCTTCAGATACCAAATAACATGGATGATTCCTTGTTGCAGGTTTCCTGGAGCAAGGTCTTCTGGTGAAAGACCTCAAAAAGTTAAGAGACACCTACATCCGGACACTCCAGTTTAAGCTGGACCTCATATCCATCCTGCCCACGGACCTGGCCTACCTTGCTACAGGCATCCATGTCCCAGAGCTGCGTTTTAATCGTCTTTTGCGCTTCTCTCGGATGTTTGAATTCTTTGACCGCACAGAAACGCGCACGTGCTACCCCAACACTTTCCGCATTGGCAACTTGGTTCTCTATATCTTGGTCATTATCCACTGGAATGCCTGCATCTACTTTGCCATCTCAAAGTCGATTGGATTTGGCTCTGACCAGTGGGTCTACCCTAACATCTCTGATCCTGAGTTCGGCAGCTTGACGAGGGGATATGTTTACTGCCTCTACTGGTCCACCCTCACTCTCACCACCATAGGGGAGATGCCTGCACCAGTGCGAGATGAGGAGTACCTGTTTGTGATCTTCGACTTCCTCGTGGGTGTCCTCATCTTTGCCACCATTGTGGGAAACGTAGGATCCATGATCTCCAATATGAACGCCACACGTGCTGAGTTCCAGGCTCGCATCGATGCCATCAAGCACTACATGCAGTTCCGGAAGGTCAGTAAAGAGCTGGAGGCTCGGGTCATTAAGTGGTTTGACTACCTTTGGACCAACAAGAAAGCCATTGATGAGCAAGAGGTGCTCAAGAACCTTCCCAACAAACTGCGGGCGGAAATAGCTATCAATGTTCACTTAGACACTCTGAAGAAGGTGCGGATCTTCCAGGATTGTGAGGCTGGGCTGTTAGTGGAGCTGGTTCTCAAGCTGCGACCTCAAGTCTTCAGCCCTGGAGACTATATCTGTCGGAAAGGTGACATTGGTAAGGAGATGTACATCATCAAGGAAGGTCGGCTGGCTGTGGTGGCCGATGATGGCGTGACACAGTTTGCCATGCTCACGTCTGGCAGTTGTTTCGGAGAGATTAGCATCCTCAACATCAAGGGTAGCAAGATGGGCAACCGTCGCACTGCCAATATACGAAGCATCGGCTACTCAGACCTCTTCTGCCTGTCCAAGGATGACTTGATGGAAGCTGTGATGGAATATCCTGAAGCCAAAAAAGTGCTAGAGGAGAGGGGCCGAGAAATCCTGCAGAAAGAGGGGCTGTTGGAAGAGCTGGGTGCAGGGGGCCTCACAGGGGAACAAATGGGTGAGA
This region of Hoplias malabaricus isolate fHopMal1 chromosome 17, fHopMal1.hap1, whole genome shotgun sequence genomic DNA includes:
- the cnga2a gene encoding cyclic nucleotide gated channel subunit alpha 2a — translated: MTGQVLDESTDLTAHRLSVKTSVEDDSERADSMLSRGQSICDDTSSELQRVATLEPRGLNSRNSFRGRGALSRLVSMVVTLREWAHKSLHDEEERPDSFLERFRGPELRIAPSRISSNRLDQQDPDSSVKTKKKSDVFILAAADDLYYHWLFFIATAVLYNWCILVARACFDELQTKNYIVWLVLDYLSDLVYILDTCVRLRTGFLEQGLLVKDLKKLRDTYIRTLQFKLDLISILPTDLAYLATGIHVPELRFNRLLRFSRMFEFFDRTETRTCYPNTFRIGNLVLYILVIIHWNACIYFAISKSIGFGSDQWVYPNISDPEFGSLTRGYVYCLYWSTLTLTTIGEMPAPVRDEEYLFVIFDFLVGVLIFATIVGNVGSMISNMNATRAEFQARIDAIKHYMQFRKVSKELEARVIKWFDYLWTNKKAIDEQEVLKNLPNKLRAEIAINVHLDTLKKVRIFQDCEAGLLVELVLKLRPQVFSPGDYICRKGDIGKEMYIIKEGRLAVVADDGVTQFAMLTSGSCFGEISILNIKGSKMGNRRTANIRSIGYSDLFCLSKDDLMEAVMEYPEAKKVLEERGREILQKEGLLEELGAGGLTGEQMGEKVERLEASLDTLQTRFARLMGEYTTTQQRLKQRLTALECRIQRSGSGFLSDGNESTIDGDGTHSEVNIQL